Proteins from a single region of Coregonus clupeaformis isolate EN_2021a chromosome 19, ASM2061545v1, whole genome shotgun sequence:
- the LOC121531183 gene encoding LOW QUALITY PROTEIN: phosphatidylinositol phosphatase PTPRQ-like (The sequence of the model RefSeq protein was modified relative to this genomic sequence to represent the inferred CDS: deleted 2 bases in 1 codon), with translation MVLGHVRGVYVVSVSAQNFSLRWEQSEGCVDQYLVSLLPNQGTVSVYHTHDGRVQADVSSLSPRTVFTVMVTAASSSNLSPPVSRIINTNETAPTSPPTNLEGERVGSNGILLSWTMPSDSRIDGYVIRYKEVCPYPDTTFKEVTKHLDIPETLLNLFLPGSTYNIKVAAENSAGIGPYSKSLYIKTAEARRYPLITYEHTHTHLHTQTTVSLCQPQLVTNLTAFAENHTFVVVTWLLPLRINGLITKFAVKAKHARTGQTVRILELDAEDIMTGALPHCNDAADILSRGTPSPSEVTALTASSPPVTLSAVPPAATWAVPISVGVDQLRPYTAYVFEVSAFTSDGEGQVASTMVRMPESAPEDPPHNLLVWNMTSKSVSVSWDPPTVVTGRFSYVIYLYGPTGFIYENSTGDLRFVYSGLTPYTRYRVEVRAKSAGLLGPEAFTAVLTSAEAPSAVQALQAVAVDSVSVRVSWRSPAQPNGLITQYRLLVLSDNTLLQDITLTGTQDLNDTDLLGDGTFAPVIPDDSLRRKRSADSLTTSPPAFTVTLPDHTLNTGMTRTATSRTHSTPTSPNTNLDHNSNTDPTVTEGSSLTSMATGTGTGTDQTSDLPDSTRLIFGPVTSGTSALSLTSSPPATPLPWLTAHSQPSQLTSGQPHLSTRSAPAATGHLQTLQTYLFTRAAASSTPGSTALTTNLYVYLREKVIDMQAEELFYLVSGLSPFTEYTFTVTAATAIGDGPATHVTEKTREQVPSSVVGVSYQNVSSTSILVSWTPPLNPNGRITHYTLYGLNLHSNQALQRITHNTSILLTGLEKYTGYKLRVAASTAVGEGSLSDLDDIFTVTPEDEPDSPPVGLTVVDTSPSTTTLSWSPPERANGVIQQYEVMYKNQSYVAVLNSSVPRVTLTGLRPFSYYNISVRAYTRIGHGNHTSDTLTMLSGEDVPGSPSYGLSYVSVSSNEVNVTWEHPLVPNGVITHFSLELRNSSHFLNLTTPNNHAQITHLRKFAQYTLVVKAHTRIGSGNHSSDPLNITTLEDGSPDTLTSQVRGQSKFVSEPDTPPQFLLARKLSDYEVELSWEPPKEANSEILYYIVRVWNESFEVWQNVTDTAVVISVDSENRYNASISSWTRLGDGGVLIYINFSIIDAVPFDPPQNVSLVNLTSSSVTMLWQPPTQPNGILLHYTLYYSDNTTVTDKHIPVSELDPVSPGEDLSYRLSGLRGGQNYSLWLTSSTLQGDGGVHTDPLNLLTPEDATGPPAHPACPALPSPAGSVSHTNSLSPPTVPSDPVHNLSAQIFSSTAIIVSWDPPMEPNGRPFYLLTLQEAGHPLTTEPLNPPNHNSNPRGPPAVNNTITKTTNDNVFLFTKLRKYYPYIFTVTPATSAGPAHNHTSLLHVRTDDDIPSSAPMLVSSRNLSSSSVSVVWQLPLETNGELTEYSLTLFGPGGSNTTHTPNTTLTLTQLLPYTAYNLSITAATRKGSGPPLLLMLHTDEAGPMSPPRNLSLYNHTAFSVWLTWEASLEPNGVVTHYGFRIIENNTNTLTYQNSTGPWTEGQLSGFRPHRSYEISVFSYTRVGHGDQYSTPVSFTTNESVSEAVGNLSCSGLSWDSVFLHWEPPANPNGLILYYQVQVDTHSDSQAYIHQADTNQYTVSGLAPDAEFTLTVTAVNSAGPGDQINCTAYTHPESVPGVPRFLSVSEATPTSVTLQWAPPLSAPGMLTEYRITVQLLSPDCQSDTPLAEATHLPEPTPALAPGCVDQDVLVSVNGSDGGEGNRSITLQSLVKYRLYRFRITALTNAGPGEHTPWRYTHTLAGNPDAPPSDLSVTMSSNSLRIQWQVPDVITGPTSYLIDVISLDSKGLNQSVVRGPEELRTVVVTNLTAFSRYSVTVTAFTGPLENARRDGQATEPTVIRTMEEEPRDPPKNVTLHVIPEEVTRVFMTFAPPEEPNGNISSYTVLVYRQGQLEMTINHLAVVKNKNRTLTAVIEGLKGGYNYSIRIAAVNGAGLSPPSSEVRITTGIIAPAKPTQRPQAVLDRGGVAMVTSKSIIVRMPACFYSDDNGPISSIQIIVSESGVMDSRNLTNWKTAFFSRPAPYLTDNGFPNPLCVRDHESRDTHTQTSRRTNSHIRHRIVRDRVLDRRDHQEDHYVIGEEGNCLTEEYSNTLCNGPLKPNTVYVFKFRATNIRGQYTDSDYSEHIRTAVDGLLTRDEQIILGVVLSFFLAVLLIIIIYASVRIRQRQKEGGTYSPREAEIIETKFKLDQLIAVADLELKEEKLHRLLSYRKSLKPVNKRSFLQHVEDLCANENVKFQEEFAELPKLLHDLATSDADLPWNRSKNRFTNIKPYNNNRVKLLSEPGMPGSDYINASFISGYLCPSEFIATQGPLPGTVADFWRMIWETRTQTIAMLTQCYEKGRIRCHQYWPEDNKPVTVFGDIIITKLTEDVYPDWTVRALKVERHGDYMVVHHFNYTSWPEHGVPESSSTLIQFVRAIRANRHENTTIVVHCSAGVGRTGVFIALDHLIQHVSDHDFVDIYGLVAELRSERMCMVQNLAQYMFLHQSTLDLLNSKGNSQSIWFVNYSALEKMDSLDAMEGDVELEWEETTM, from the exons ATGG TGCTGGGCCATGTGCGGGGTGTGTATGTGGTTAGTGTGTCTGCTCAGAACTTCTCTCTGCGTTGGGAGCAGTCAGAGGGCTGTGTGGACCAGTACCTCGTCAGCCTGCTGCCCAACCAAGGAACTGTCTCTGTCTACCACACACACGATGGACGCGTACAG GCTGATGTTTCCAGTCTGAGTCCTCGAACAGTGTTTACGGTCATGGTGACCGCcgcctcctcctccaacctcagCCCTCCGGTCAGCCGCATAATCAACACCAACGAGACCG ccccAACATCCCCTCCCACCAATCTAGAGGGGGAGCGGGTGGGCTCCAATGGGATCCTTCTATCTTGGACCATGCCCTCTGACTCCCGCATCGACGGTTATGTCATCAG GTACAAGGAGGTGTGTCCGTATCCAGACACCACCTTCAAAGAGGTGACCAAACACCTGGACATCCCTGAGACCCTTCTCAACCTCTTTTTACCAGGGTCTACCTATAACATCAAG GTTGCAGCAGAAAACTCTGCTGGTATTGGACCCTATAGCAAGTCTCTGTACATCAAAACTGCTGAGGCTCGTAGGTATCCACTAATAAcatacgaacacacacacacacacttacacacacagacaactgtaTCCCTTTGTCAGCCCCAG CTGGTGACTAACCTGACAGCGTTTGCTGAGAACCACACGTTTGTAGTGGTCACGTGGCTCCTGCCACTCCGCATCAACGGTCTGATCACCAAGTTTGCGGTCAAAGCCAAACACGCTCGTACTGGTCAGACCGTCCGCATACTAGAGCTGGATGCTGAGGACATCATGACCGGAGCGCTACCACACTGTAAt gatgcAGCAGACATCCTGTCCCGTGGGACCCCCAGTCCGTCAGAGGTGACAGCTCTGACAGCGTCCTCTCCTCCCGTCACCCTGTCAGCCGTCCCGCCCGCCGCCACCTGGGCCGTACCAATATCCGTAGGGGTGGACCAGCTTCGCCCCTACACAGCATACGTCTTCGAAGTGTCTGCTTTCACCTCCGACGGAGAGGGACAGGTCGCCTCCACCATGGTCCGCATGCCTGAGTCAg CCCCAGAGGACCCTCCCCACAACCTGTTGGTATGGAACATGACATCTAAGTCAGTCTCTGTCTCCTGGGATCCTCCAACCGTCGTTACCGGACGCTTCAGCTACGTTATCTATCTCTACGGCcccacag ggtTTATCTATGAGAACAGCACAGGGGACCTGAGGTTTGTGTACTCTGGTCTGACACCCTACACACGCTACAGAGTGGAGGTCCGGGCCAAGTCTGCTGGCCTGCTGGGGCCTGAGGCATTTACTGCTGTACTGACATCTGCTGagg cccccAGTGCGGTGCAGGCTCTACAGGCAGTAGCAGTAGActctgtgtctgtgcgtgtgagtTGGAGAAGCCCTGCCCAGCCCAACGGTCTGATCACACAGTACAGACTCCTGGTTCTGTCTGACAACACACTGCTGCAGGACATCACCCTCACCGGAACACAG GATCTAAATGACACTGATCTCCTTGGTGATGGAACGTTCGCGCCAGTTATCCCTGATGACTCTCTCCGGCGTAAGAGATCAGCTGACAGCCTGACCACCTCCCCGCCTGCATTCACGGTCACCCTCCCCGACCACACACTCAACACCGGCATGACCAGGACTGCAACCAGTCGCACACACAGCACTCCAACCAGCCCTAACACTAACCTTGACCACAACAGCAACACTGACCCCACAGTCACTGAGGGCTCCAGTCTGACCAGTATGGccactgggactgggactgggactgaccAGACCTCTGACTTGCCAGACTCTACCCGTCTGATCTTTGGCCCTGTGACCTCAGGGACCTCTGCCCTCTCCCTAACCTCCTCACCCCCGGCCACACCCCTCCCCTGGCTCACTGCCCACTCACAGCCCAGCCAGCTCACCTCTGGCCAGCCACACCTCTCCACCCGCTCTGCACCTGCAGCCACTGGACACCTCCAGACACTCCAAACATACCTCTTCACCAGGGCTGCAGCCTCCAGCACCCCAGGAAGTACTGCACTCACCACCAACCTTT atgTGTATTTGAGGGAGAAGGTGATAGACATGCAGGCTGAGGAGCTGTTTTACCTAGTCTCTGGTCTCAGTCCCTTCACTGAATACACCTTCACTGTTACCGCGGCTACTGCTATTGGAGATGGACCTGCCACACACGTCACTGAGAAGACCCGCGAGCAGG TTCCTAGCTCAGTGGTGGGCGTGTCCTATCAGAATGTTAGCTCCACCTCCATCCTGGTCAGCTGGACTCCGCCCCTTAACCCCAATGGACGAATCACACACTACACTCTCTACGGACTCAACCTGCACAGCAACCAGGCCCTACAGagaattacacacaacaccagcATACTGcttacag GGCTGGAGAAGTATACAGGTTATAAGCTGCGAGTGGCTGCATCTACTGCTGTAGGAGAGGGCTCTCTGTCTGACCTAGACGATATTTTCACTGTCACACCCGAGGATG aacCTGACTCCCCTCCTGTAGGGTTAACAGTGGTAGACACttctccctccaccaccaccctcTCTTGGTCGCCCCCGGAGAGAGCTAATGGGGTGATCCAACAGTATGAGGTCATGTACAAGAACCAATCATATGTGGCAGTGTTGAACAGCTCTGTCCCCAGAGTGACTCTGACAGGGCTAAGGCCATTTTCATACTATAACATCTCTGTCAGAGCATACACACGCATCGGACATGGAAACCACACCTCAGACACACTCACTATGCTGTCTGGGGAGGACg TCCCGGGTAGTCCTTCCTACGGCCTGTCCTACGTGTCTGTCAGTTCCAATGAGGTGAACGTGACCTGGGAGCATCCCCTGGTGCCCAACGGAGTTATCACACACTTCAG ccTTGAGCTGCGAAACTCCTCCCACTTCCTCAACCTGACCACACCCAACAACCACGCCCAGATCACACACCTGAGGAAGTTTGCGCAATACACTCTGGTGGTGAAGGCACACACACGTATTGGCTCCGGAAACCACAGCAGTGACCCTCTCAACATCACCACTCTGGAGGATG GTTCTCCTGACACTCTGACATcacaggtcaggggtcagag TAAGTTTGTTTCAGAACCAGACACTCCCCCTCAGTTTCTGCTAGCCAGGAAATTGTCAGACTATGAGGTAGAATTGTCATGGGAACCACCAAAAGAGGCCAACTCTGAGATCCTCTACTACATAGTCAGAGTCTG gaATGAGTCGTTTGAGGTGTGGCAGAACGTGACAGATACAGCTGTGGTTATCAGTGTTGACTCAGAGAATCGCTACAACGCCTCTATCTCCAGCTGGACACGCCTGGGGGACGGGGGAGTCCTCATATACATCAACTTCAGTATTATTgacgcag TGCCGTTTGACCCTCCCCAGAATGTGTCGTTAGTGAATCTGACCTCTTCCTCTGTGACCATGCTCTGGCAACCTCCCACTCAGCCAAATGGAATACTCCTGCACTACACTCTGTACTACTCAGACAATACCACTGTCACAGATAAG CATATCCCAGTGTCAGAGCTGGACCCTGTCTCTCCGGGGGAGGACCTGTCCTACCGTCTGTCTGgcctgagaggaggacagaactaCAGCCTCTGGCTGACCTCCAGCACCCTGCAGGGGGATGGGGGGGTCCATACTGATCCCTTAAACCTACTCACCCCAGAGGACG CCACCGGACCTCCAGCCCACCCTGCCTGTCCTGCCCTGCCAAGCCCAGCAGG TTCAGTCAGTCATACTAactccctgtctccccccacAGTGCCAAGTGATCCGGTCCACAACCTCAGTGCTCAGATCTTCAGTTCTACGGCCATCATAGTAAGCTGGGACCCCCCTATGGAACCCAACGGACGCCCCTTCTACCTGCTCACCCTGCAGGAGGCTGGACACCCCCTTACCACTGAACCCCTGAACCCCCCAAACCATAACAGCAACCCCCGCGGACCCCCCGCTGTCAACAATACCATCACCAAGACAACCAATGACAACGTCTTCCTGTTTACCAAACTCAGGAAGTACTATCCCTACATCTTCACTGTTACCCCGGCAACCAGTGCCGGTCCCGCCCACAACCACACCAGCCTGCTGCACGTAAGGACCGATGATGATA tccCCAGTTCAGCTCCAATGCTGGTGTCCAGTAGGAACCTGTCGTCCTCCTCAGTGTCTGTGGTGTGGCAGCTCCCCCTGGAGACCAACGGAGAGTTAACCGAGTATTCCCTCACCCTGTTCGGCCCTGGAGGCTccaacaccacacacacccccAACACCACCCTCACACTCACACAGCTGCTGCCCTACACTGCCTACAACCTCTCCATCACCGCAGCCACCCGCAAGGGCTCTGGACCACCGCTACTACTGATGCTGCACACAGACGAAGCAG GTCCGATGTCTCCTCCCCGTAACCTGTCTCTGTATAATCATACAGCCTTCTCTGTGTGGCTGACCTGGGAAGCCTCTCTGGAACCCAATGGTGTGGTCACACACTACGGCTTCAGGATCATTGagaacaacacaaacacactcacataccag aacTCTACAGGTCCGTGGACAGAAGGACAGCTGAGTGGGTTCCGGCCTCACCGCTCCTATGAGATCAGTGTGTTTAGCTACACCAGAGTGGGTCATGGAGACCAGTACAGCACTCCTGTGTCTTTCACAACCAACGAGTCAG TGTCTGAGGCGGTGGGTAACCTGTCCTGCTCGGGTCTGAGCTGGGACTCTGTGTTTCTACACTGGGAGCCTCCAGCCAACCCCAATGGACTCATCCTGTACTACCAGGTCCAGGTGGACACACACTCAGACTCACAGGCATACATACACCAGGCTGACACAAACCAGTACACGGTCAGCGGGCTGGCGCCGGACGCAGAATTCACACTCACCGTGACGGCTGTCAACTCTGCCGGCCCAGGAGACCAGATCAACTGTACTGCCTACACACACCCCGagtcag TTCCTGGTGTCCCTCGCTTCCTGAGTGTGTCAGAGGCCACACCCACCAGCGTGACGCTCCAATGGGCTCCTCCCCTCTCTGCTCCGGGCATGCTCACTGAGTACCGCATCACCGTGCAGCTGCTGTCACCCGACTGCCAGTCTGACACACCCCTAGCTGAGGCCACACACCTGCCAGAGCCTACCCCTGCCCTGGCTCCAGGCTGCGTGGATCAGGAT GTGTTGGTGTCAGTGAATGGTTCTGATGGTGGTGAGGGCAACAGGAGCATCACTCTCCAGTCTCTGGTCAAGTACCGCCTCTACCGCTTCAGAATCACAGCCCTTACTAATGCTGGGCCAGGAGAACACACACCctggagatacacacacacactggctgggA ACCCTGATGCCCCACCCAGTGACCTGTCGGTGACCATGTCCTCCAACAGCCTCCGTATCCAATGGCAAGTCCCAGATGTGATCACCGGCCCCACTTCCTACCTCATAGACGTCATCtct CTGGATAGCAAGGGGTTAAACCAGTCTGTAGTACGAGGTCCAGAGGAGCTGAGGACCGTAGTTGTGACAAACCTGACTGCGTTCAGTCGCTACTCTGTGACCGTGACCGCCTTCACTGGACCACTGGAGAACGCACGGCGGGACGGACAGGCTACTGAGCCCACTGTCATCAGAACAATGGAGGAGG agCCCAGGGATCCTCCTAAGAACGTGACCCTGCATGTGATTCCAGAGGAAGTGACCCGTGTGTTTATGACCTTTGCCCCCCCGGAGGAACCCAATGGGAACATAAGTTCCTACACGGTGCTTGTCTACCGCCAGGGCCAGCTAGAGATGACCATTAACCACCTCGCTGTGGTCAAAAATAAGAACCGCACTCTGACCGCAGTCATCGAGGGGCTGAAGGGAGGCTACAACTATAGTATACGG attgcAGCAGTAAACGGCGCAGGTTTAAGCCCCCCCAGCTCAGAGGTTCGGATCACTACTGGAATCATAG ctcCTGCCAAGCCCACCCAGAGACCCCAGGCCGTGCTGGACCGAGGAGGAGTTGCCATGGTAACCTCCAAGAGCATCATTGTCCGCATGCCAGCCTGTTTCTACAGCGATGACAACGGACCAATCAGCAGCATCCAGATCATTGTGTCAGAATCTGGGG TGATGGACAGCAGGAACCTGACCAACTGGAAGACCGCATTCTTCTCTCGTCCCGCCCCCTACCTGACTGACAATGGCTTCCCCAACCCACTCTGTGTGAGGGACCACGAgagcagggacacacacacacaaaccagcaGACGCACCAACTCACACATTAGACACAGAATTGTGAGGGACAGGGTGCTGGACCGTAGAGACCACCAGGAAGACCACTATGTCATCGGAGAGGAGGGCaactgtctgactgaggagtacAGTAACACACTTTGTAACGGACCCCTCAAACCAAACACTGTCTACGT GTTTAAATTCCGAGCCACCAACATCCGAGGCCAGTACACAGACTCTGACTACTCTGAGCATATCAGAACCGCAG TGGATGGGTTGTTGACCAGAGATGAACAGATCATTCTGGGAGTTGTCCTCTCCTTCTTCCTAGCCGTGctgctcatcatcatcatctatgCCTCTGTCAG GATCCGTCAGCGTCAGAAGGAGGGAGGGACCTACTCTCCCCGGGAGGCGGAGATTATAGAGACCAAGTTTAAACTGGATCAGCTGATTGCTGTGGCCGACCTGGAGCTGAAGGAAGAGAAGCTACaccg ACTTCTCAGCTACAGAAAGTCTCTCAA gccGGTCAATAAGAGGTCTTTTCTGCAGCATGTAGAGGATCTGTGTGCTAACGAGAACGTCAAGTTCCAGGAAGAGTTTGCA GAGCTGCCCAAACTGCTGCACGACCTGGCTACATCAGACGCTGACCTTCCCTGGAACAGATCCAAGAACCGCTTCACTAACATCAAACCCT ACAACAACAACCGTGTTAAGCTGCTGTCTGAACCTGGCATGCCTGGATCTGACTACATCAATGCTAGCTTCATCTCA GGCTATCTGTGTCCCAGTGAGTTCATAGCGACCCAGGGTCCTCTCCCCGGTACTGTGGCTGACTTCTGGAGGATGATCTGGGAGACTCGCACACAAACCATCGCTATGCTCACACAGTGCTATGAGAAAGGAAGG atccgGTGTCACCAGTACTGGCCAGAAGATAATAAGCCGGTGACAGTGTTTGGGGACATCATCATCACCAAGCTGACAGAGGACGTCTATCCTGACTGGACCGTCAGAGCTCTCAAAGTGGAgagg catGGGGACTACATGGTGGTTCACCACTTCAACTACACCTCCTGGCCAGAGCATGGTGTACCAGAGTCCAGCAGCACACTCATACAGTTTGTTAGAGCCATCAGAGCCAACAGGCATGAGAACACCACTATAGTGGTGCACTGCAGTGCTGGCGTGGGCAGGACAGGAGTGTTTATAGCGTTGGACCACCTGATTCAACACGTCAGTGATCATGACTTTGTGGACATCTACGGTCTGGTGGCTGAACTACGCAGTGAGAGGATGTGTATGGTGCAGAACCTG GCCCAGTATATGTTCCTACACCAGAGTACTCTGGACCTGCTGAACAGTAAAGGAAACAGCCAATCCATCTGGTTCGTCAACTACTCTGCTCTGGAGAAGATGGACTCACTGGACGCTATGGAGG GTGATGTTGAACTGGAATGGGAGGAGACTACAATGTAA